A genomic stretch from Helianthus annuus cultivar XRQ/B chromosome 1, HanXRQr2.0-SUNRISE, whole genome shotgun sequence includes:
- the LOC110901445 gene encoding uncharacterized protein LOC110901445, whose translation MISEDDNGDRNIPLNTTENNHNTAPADHDIPYCSEFVPPDSFWLSKDSEFDWFDRNAFLERKESTKGNSKTASYSRSNSQKFSVNLKSKPAIIGLPKTQRNTHVDSNRRQCKLATVRMFPKRSGSGGRTTVTEPSSPKVSCIGRVRSKRCASRRRAAQSTKPVTKPVNQTEKSQKTGIISKITALFRSDGQRRRKDNKSLMKVTVQTENSYSRKNNVTVKPVNSEPASPPDPPVLGGMNRFASGRRSVNWTDEIDVAGRRSTG comes from the coding sequence ATGATTTCGGAAGATGACAACGGCGACCGGAATATTCCACTCAACACGACGGAAAACAATCACAACACCGCACCGGCAGATCACGACATCCCGTACTGCTCCGAATTCGTTCCACCGGACTCATTCTGGCTCTCAAAAGACTCTGAATTTGACTGGTTCGACCGTAACGCTTTCTTAGAGCGCAAGGAATCAACCAAAGGTAACTCCAAAACCGCAAGCTACTCCAGATCTAACTCGCAGAAGTTTTCTGTCAATTTGAAATCTAAACCGGCGATTATCGGTTTGCCGAAAACGCAACGGAATACTCACGTTGACTCGAATCGCCGGCAGTGTAAACTGGCGACCGTACGGATGTTTCCTAAGCGTTCAGGCTCCGGTGGACGTACGACGGTGACGGAGCCGTCGTCACCGAAGGTTTCGTGTATCGGAAGAGTTAGATCGAAACGGTGCGCTAGCCGCCGTAGAGCTGCTCAATCGACTAAACCGGTAACGAAACCGGTAAATCAAACGGAGAAAAGTCAGAAAACCGGAATTATCTCGAAAATAACGGCGTTATTCAGGTCTGACGGTCAACGCCGGAGAAAAGACAACAAATCGTTGATGAAAGTAACGGTACAAACGGAAAATTCTTACTCGAGGAAGAATAACGTGACGGTGAAGCCGGTGAACAGTGAACCGGCGTCGCCTCCCGATCCGCCGGTTTTAGGAGGTATGAACCGGTTTGCTTCCGGTCGCCGGTCGGTAAACTGGACCGATGAGATTGATGTAGCCGGTCGCCGGTCTACTGGTTGA